Proteins encoded within one genomic window of Micromonospora halotolerans:
- a CDS encoding YbjN domain-containing protein, whose translation MTTFRDRGLADALADARDLPDGEARCAELERIAARADATGDPRTALAARFALVEAYLHLGERWRTVEPVRRCLATVDRQPELLDGPGGAERLRRHQRQAVEALFGTPRVALDQARSLLDDLADRLGPGAGPVAELRCRLADHLGDEPTARREYDRWSAGDAADPVAGCAGCAPARRAELLAGWGEPAAALAALEPVLDGEPGCTDQPERALAAGLLPWLRTGEAERAARAHVRAYRRHRRERAAFPQLAAHLRFCALGGHLAHGLDVLAEQLPHLDHPADDLSAMEFAAAGALLCGLATEAGLGGRRIHRPGHGPRPAAEVDVSTLAGQLQALATTLAGSFDARNGTGHQSGRIASWLAERPLAEPVPLPAEDDIPDDDPAEPGPPGAEEPAPLSLRMLTAALDARGDAYTVEPDGTVVGRWGEAVVQFRRLGPQGEVLHARAVALRRLPAARRAEAYAFCNAWNHDRLLPAAYVHDPGDGTLLLAADVTTDLAYGVARSQLVVLITAAVSTGAAYAEAVAALP comes from the coding sequence ATGACCACCTTCCGGGACCGGGGGCTCGCCGACGCGCTCGCCGACGCCCGGGACCTGCCCGACGGCGAGGCCCGCTGCGCCGAGCTGGAACGCATCGCCGCCCGCGCGGACGCCACCGGCGACCCGCGCACCGCGCTGGCGGCACGGTTCGCGCTGGTCGAGGCGTACCTGCACCTGGGCGAGCGGTGGCGGACCGTGGAGCCGGTACGCCGCTGCCTGGCCACCGTGGACCGGCAGCCGGAGCTGCTCGACGGCCCCGGCGGGGCCGAGCGGCTGCGCCGGCACCAGCGGCAGGCCGTCGAGGCCCTCTTCGGCACCCCCCGGGTGGCCCTGGACCAGGCCCGCTCCCTGTTGGACGACCTCGCCGACCGGCTGGGCCCCGGCGCCGGGCCGGTGGCCGAGCTGCGCTGCCGGCTCGCCGACCACCTCGGGGACGAGCCGACCGCCCGCCGCGAGTACGACCGCTGGTCCGCCGGCGACGCCGCCGACCCGGTGGCCGGCTGCGCGGGCTGCGCCCCGGCCCGCCGGGCCGAGCTGCTGGCCGGCTGGGGCGAGCCGGCGGCCGCGCTGGCCGCGCTGGAGCCGGTGCTCGACGGCGAGCCGGGCTGCACCGACCAGCCGGAGCGGGCCCTCGCCGCGGGGCTGCTGCCCTGGCTGCGCACCGGCGAGGCGGAGCGCGCCGCCCGGGCACACGTGCGGGCGTACCGGCGGCACCGCCGCGAGCGGGCGGCCTTCCCGCAGCTCGCCGCGCACCTGCGGTTCTGCGCGCTGGGCGGGCACCTGGCGCACGGGCTGGACGTCCTGGCCGAGCAGCTGCCCCACCTCGACCACCCGGCCGACGACCTGTCCGCCATGGAGTTCGCGGCGGCGGGCGCGCTGCTCTGCGGGCTGGCCACCGAGGCCGGTCTGGGCGGGCGGCGGATCCACCGGCCCGGGCACGGGCCCCGGCCAGCCGCCGAGGTGGACGTGTCCACGCTCGCCGGTCAGCTCCAGGCCCTCGCCACCACGCTTGCCGGCAGCTTCGACGCCCGCAACGGCACCGGCCACCAGTCCGGCCGGATCGCGTCCTGGCTGGCCGAGCGGCCGCTCGCCGAGCCGGTGCCGCTGCCGGCCGAGGACGACATCCCCGACGACGACCCGGCCGAGCCGGGCCCGCCCGGCGCGGAGGAACCCGCCCCGCTGAGCCTCCGGATGCTCACCGCCGCCCTCGACGCGCGCGGCGACGCGTACACGGTGGAGCCCGACGGCACTGTGGTGGGGCGCTGGGGCGAGGCCGTGGTCCAGTTCCGGCGGCTCGGGCCGCAGGGCGAGGTGCTGCACGCCCGGGCCGTGGCGCTGCGCCGGCTGCCGGCCGCCCGCCGCGCCGAGGCGTACGCGTTCTGCAACGCCTGGAACCACGACCGGCTGCTGCCGGCGGCGTACGTGCACGACCCGGGCGACGGGACGCTGCTGCTGGCCGCCGACGTCACCACCGACCTGGCGTACGGGGTGGCCCGTTCACAGCTCGTCGTGCTGATCACGGCGGCGGTCAGCACCGGGGCCGCGTACGCCGAGGCGGTCGCCGCGCTGCCCTGA